The Fusarium oxysporum Fo47 chromosome II, complete sequence genome includes a region encoding these proteins:
- a CDS encoding uncharacterized protein (expressed protein) — MCLFNLFSKDKDEKDDLPPPRPTSLGRRTPEATSRLQGSRFDGSPRPSGDKDKYGYGVGYSSGNGSLGVGGPHGGLYGGVNGGVYSGVSGGPNGGVNGGAYGGVSGTTHGGGLAPAGGYGSSPGGGHGYL; from the coding sequence ATGTGCTTATTCAATCTCTTCTCaaaagataaagacgaaaAGGACGACCTACCACCTCCACGGCCAACGAGTCTTGGGCGCAGAACACCAGAAGCCACATCAAGACTCCAAGGGAGCAGATTCGACGGCAGTCCAAGACCATCGGGTGATAAGGACAAGTACGGCTACGGAGTCGGCTACAGCTCTGGCAATGGATCGTTAGGCGTCGGTGGACCGCATGGCGGCTTGTACGGTGGTGTCAATGGAGGTGTTTATTCTGGCGTTAGTGGAGGGCCAAATGGAGGCGTTAATGGGGGAGCTTATGGTGGTGTTTCAGGGACAACACATGGTGGAGGATTGGCGCCAGCTGGAGGGTATGGAAGTTCACCGGGAGGAGGGCATGGATACCTGTGA
- a CDS encoding mate-domain-containing protein: protein MAPQPQARRPHFESFPDEETPLIQPVQDPSIERKSRSPWLNETIILVKASVPVILAYMLQNSLQTVSILMVGRLSPESLATAAFSYMFAMATAWLIALGGTTALDTLGSSTYTSSKNKHDLGVLLQRGLFVLTGFYAVVAVIWCFSGYLFRALGQEDFICVQGPKFLQLLIPGGLGYVWFEAMKKFLQAQGIYRPGTYALLVTSPLNALLNYIFIYPLGFGLYGSPIATGISYWLSFFILVGYATFVKGGECWGGLEPRRALQHLGPFAKLAFLGVIHVGTEWWAFEIVALAAGRLGTIPLAAQSVVMTLDQIINTIPFGLGVAASSRLGNLLGLGDPMQARRCAHAAALLSVFFGTVILAILMSTKNVIGRLFNDDEDVISLVAHIMPYVALFQIADGLNGSCGGALRGMGRQWVGALVNCISYYGGALPAGIWLAFHGWGLSGLWVGQCVALFLVGILEWIIIALCDWRKEIQRAADRIENGGMEIVH, encoded by the coding sequence ATggctcctcaacctcaagctcgtcgCCCTCACTTTGAGTCCTTCCCAGACGAAGAAACCCCCTTGATCCAACCCGTCCAAGACCCTTCAATCGAACGTAAGAGTCGCTCACCATGGCTCAACGAAACtatcatcctcgtcaaagCCTCTGTACCAGTCATACTGGCCTACATGCTTCAGAACAGTCTTCAAACCGTCTCTATTCTCATGGTCGGCCGTCTTTCTCCCGAATCTCTGGCGACCGCTGCGTTCTCCTACATGTTCGCCATGGCAACAGCTTGGCTCATTGCTCTCGGCGGCACGACTGCTCTCGATACGCTCGGTTCGAGTACCTATACGAGCTCGAAGAATAAGCATGACTTGGGAGTACTGCTGCAAAGAGGCTTGTTTGTCCTGACTGGCTTTTATGCGGTGGTAGCTGTCATCTGGTGCTTCTCTGGATATCTCTTCCGAGCCCTTGGGCAGGAAGACTTCATCTGCGTGCAGGGACCCAAGTTTCTGCAGTTGTTGATTCCTGGTGGTCTCGGATATGTATGGTTTGaagcgatgaagaagttTCTTCAAGCCCAAGGAATCTACCGCCCGGGTACCTACGCACTGCTTGTTACTTCGCCCCTCAATGCTTTGCTCAACTACATCTTCATCTACCCTCTCGGCTTTGGTCTCTACGGATCACCCATTGCCACCGGTATCTCGTACTGgctctccttcttcatcttggttGGCTATGCCACCTTCGTGAAGGGAGGCGAATGCTGGGGCGGACTTGAGCCACgtcgagctcttcaacatcttggTCCCTTTGCAAAGCTCGCCTTTCTTGGAGTCATTCATGTCGGTACAGAATGGTGGGCTTTTGAGATTGTTGCTCTTGCAGCTGGTCGTCTTGGAACGATCCCTCTTGCTGCTCAGTCTGTTGTCATGACATTGGATCAGATCATCAACACTATTCCTTTTGGTCTAGGAGTTGCTGCATCTTCCAGGTTGGGCAATCTCTTGGGGTTGGGAGATCCTATGCAGGCAAGACGCTGTGCGCATGCCGCAGCACTACTATCTGTGTTTTTCGGAACCGTTATCCTCGCGATCCTCATGTCTACAAAGAATGTCATCGGCCGCTTGTTcaacgacgatgaggacgTCATTTCACTTGTCGCTCACATTATGCCTTATGTCGCACTCTTCCAGATAGCAGATGGGCTAAATGGGAGCTGTGGAGGAGCGCTGAGGGGAATGGGTCGACAGTGGGTTGGGGCACTTGTCAATTGTATCAGCTACTATGGAGGTGCTCTACCAGCTGGGATTTGGCTGGCTTTCCATGGCTGGGGTCTTTCTGGACTTTGGGTTGGACAATGTGTCGCACTGTTTCTGGTTGGTATTCTAGAGTGGATTATAATCGCTTTGTGTGACTGGCGAAAAGAGATTCAGAGGGCTGCAGACAGAATTGAGAATGGTGGGATGGAGATTGTACATTGA
- a CDS encoding ankyrin repeat-containing domain protein yields the protein MSPGVLDYAQFSRACREGDMSTVESIVTSQSRTPAFLHEGLFNALGSGNVDVARYLLDSGAPITKITPSWALAAPQGQQKPLFELFLQHGWSVNTLGFCGAVLLPSVIRTGNDALLDWFLENGADPNLGKQQDNRDRFGGPETNSCEALETAAEIGTVETMQKLLNASAKIDNGAPLYHTAGACLPGSNPHAGLITPSKEFDEARISVMELLVKNGAQVNDKLISRHMTAQYPIVNAVMAGAIERVKWLLSEGADPDMKGQFGSARDYARKVSSDDMKRVVQVL from the exons ATGTCGCCTGGAGTA CTCGATTATGCCCAATTCAGTAGGGCCTGTCGAGAAGGTGATATGTCTACTGTCGAGTCCATCGTTACCTCTCAATCTCGCACGCCAGCCTTCCTCCACGAAGGTCTTTTCAACGCCTTGGGTAGCGGTAATGTTGATGTTGCGCGCTATCTACTTGATTCTGGAGCACCAATCACAAAAATAACTCCATCGTGGGCTTTGGCCGCTCCACAGGGCCAGCAAAAACCCTTATTCGAATTGTTTCTGCAGCACGGCTGGAGCGTGAACACGCTTGGCTTCTGCGGAGCTGTCCTACTACCATCCGTTATCCGCACCGGCAACGATGCTCTTCTTGACTGGTTTCTTGAGAATGGTGCAGATCCGAATCTTGGCAAACAACAGGACAATCGCGACCGTTTTGGCGGACCTGAAACGAATTCATGCGAGGCACTCGAGACTGCAGCAGAGATAGGCACCGTCGAAACGATGCAGAAGCTCCTCAACGCTAGTGCTAAAATTGACAACGGAGCACCATTGTATCATACAGCGGGCGCCTGTCTGCCAGGATCAAATCCTCACGCCGGACTTATAACACCAAGCAAAGAATTTGACGAGGCGAGGATTTCTGTCATGGAATTGCTGGTGAAGAACGGTGCGCAGGTGAACGATAAGTTAATCTCACGCCATATGACGGCGCAGTATCCAATTGTCAATGCTGTCATGGCGGGCGCTATTGAAAGAGTGAAATGGCTGTTGAGTGAAGGCGCAGATCCAGATATGAAGGGACAGTTTGGCAGTGCTCGCGATTATGCTAGAAAGGTTTCTAGTGATGACATGAAGCGCGTGGTACAGGTGCTTTGA
- a CDS encoding fungal-specific transcription factor domain-containing protein has translation MPTMLESPHLLSASLALSAASFESRGMTEVEGTSTSRIMEHLQSSGLPLLRSALAQGQQSEILIATCLIWCLADVFSGQQGMLRWPIHLQGIKALLHGRHDYQRFVTGDMALRSAMKHLFMLYRSLETLPHVPTITSEKVNLIVPANTAYNHQIDGFLGYSEELLDVLQQINASTPGSGLEGSSVDADTLLGKLNAMIRRDVKSPPGVSISSLSSQSGREFALCNKVFQQATLIQLYRQLYGLPSSSQPIQDAIQTMSGMISNMAQGEPCNTWVAMAMPLFTVGCEAYKEEQKAFILDKIHKLEICIGSLHVKVIEQALKDIWKIREDCNDFDGNLCASHLLGKFCMQRFTELIKVD, from the coding sequence ATGCCCACCATGCTCGaatctcctcatcttctttctgCCAGCCTTGCGCTATCGGCTGCGAGCTTTGAGTCGAGAGGTATGACAGAGGTCGAAGGAACCAGCACATCTCGGATCATGGAACACCTGCAGTCATCGGGCCTGCCATTACTGAGATCAGCACTGGCACAGGGACAACAGAGCGAGATTCTCATTGCAACATGTCTGATCTGGTGCCTCGCAGACGTATTTTCGGGTCAGCAGGGAATGCTTAGGTGGCCAATCCACTTACAGGGTATCAAAGCTCTTCTTCACGGTCGTCATGATTATCAGAGATTCGTTACCGGTGATATGGCTTTGAGATCTGCGATGAAGCATCTCTTCATGCTGTATCGGAGTTTGGAGACTCTACCGCACGTACCTACGATAACATCAGAGAAGGTCAACCTGATCGTTCCCGCAAATACGGCATACAACCATCAGATTGATGGCTTTCTGGGGTATAGCGAAGAGCTGCTCGACGTATTACAACAAATCAACGCATCTACACCAGGATCAGGGCTAGAAGGCTCTtctgttgatgctgatacCTTGCTCGGCAAGCTGAACGCTATGATCAGGCGGGATGTCAAGTCGCCACCCGGCGTCTCGATATCATCTCTTTCATCACAATCAGGTCGCGAGTTTGCACTCTGTAATAAAGTCTTCCAGCAAGCAACCCTAATCCAACTATACCGACAATTATACGGGTTGCCCTCATCGTCCCAACCTATACAAGATGCAATTCAGACTATGAGCGGAATGATTAGCAACATGGCGCAAGGCGAGCCATGTAACACCTGGGTTGCAATGGCCATGCCTCTGTTCACGGTTGGCTGTGAAGCTTACAAGGAGGAACAGAAGGCTTTCATCCTTGATAAGATTCACAAACTTGAGATTTGTATCGGATCATTACACGTCAAGGTAATTGAGCAGGCGCTAAAAGACATTTGGAAAATTAGAGAGGATTGTAACGATTTTGATGGGAATTTGTGTGCGAGTCACTTGCTAGGTAAGTTCTGCATGCAACGTTTCACCGAACTCATCAAGGTTGACTAA
- a CDS encoding major facilitator superfamily domain-containing protein, whose protein sequence is MNDKKISTQPDLETQEISPTSEKAPDGGYGWIVTTSVAIVNGHSWGINAAYSVFLAHFVEENTFPGTTPLMYAIAGSLSVGVMMLISPFTTIMARELGTRPTMLIGAIVQSVSLWFTRRRALANGIAIAGAGLGGLTYSLATGAIIRNMGLEWAYRVLAIVSAVANITCTLLIRTRYNSQATRLAFDMTLLHRPEYLLVLSYGAFSMLGYFVLIFTLANYANVIGLSSSQASMIPAFFMFGQAIGRPCIGWLSDRFGRINLTFIMSLITGILTFAIWINAKSFGVLLTFALVGGLSAGVFWVNISPVLVEVMGLENLPSALSCLWVAMAAPSTFSAPIALEIYTGTGSYLGAQLFTGFMYIAASFCVLGVRRWKIDSLRGAKERSPASGEDGQDLKPMSWDLKCLKLDIV, encoded by the exons ATGAACGACAAAAAAATCTCAACTCAGCCGGATTTGGAGACGCAGGAAATTTCGCCGACTTCCGAAAAAGCCCCAGATGGAGGATATGGCTGGATCGTCACAACTTCAGTGGCTATCGTCAACGGCCATTCATGGGGTATCAACGCAGCATATTCTGTCTTTCTCGCCCATTTCGTCGAAGAGAATACATTCCCTGGTACAACACCACTTATGTACGCCATCGCTGGATCGCTTAGCGTAGGTGTCATGATGCTCATCTCGCCATTCACAACTATCATGGCTAGAGAACTTGGTACAAGACCGACGATGCTTATCGGGGCTATAGTACAGTCTGTTAGCCTT TGGTTTACAAGACGACGGGCTTTAGCTAATGGTATTGCCATCGCTGGGGCTGGTCTCGGAGGATTGACGTACTCACTCGCTACCGGGGCTATTATTCGCAACATGGGCTTGGAATGGGCATATCGGGTTCTTGCAATCGTATCGGCGGTGGCGAACATCACCTGTACACTGCTTATACGAACTCGGTATAACTCACAAGCAACGAGACTTGCTTTTGACATGACTCTTTTGCACAGGCCGGAGTATCTTCTTGTATTAAGTTACGGCGCCTTCAGTATGCTAGGCTATttcgtcctcatcttcacacTCGCCAATTACGCAAATGTTATTGGACTCTCGTCGTCACAAGCGTCGATGATTCCAGCATTCTTCATGTTCGGCCAGGCCATCGGTCGTCCTTGCATCGGATGGCTAAGCGATCGATTCGGCAGAATCAACCtcaccttcatcatgtctctCATCACCGGAATTTTGACCTTTGCGATATGGATCAACGCAAAGTCATTTGGTGTCCTGCTCACCTTTGCACTTGTCGGGGGTTTATCAGCTGGTGTCTTCTGGGTTAACATATCACCTGTCCTCGTCGAGGTCATGGGTCTGGAGAATCTACCCTCGGCGTTGAGTTGCCTTTGGGTTGCTATGGCTGCTCCGTCGACGTTCAGTGCGCCTATTGCTTTGGAGATTTATACAGGAACAGGGAGTTACTTGGGCGCGCAGCTGTTTACTGGATTTATGTACATTGCTGCATCCTTTTGCGTACTTGGAGTAAGACGGTGGAAGATCGACAGCTTGAGAGGTGCGAAAGAAAGGTCCCCAGCATCAGGAGAAGATGGGCAAGATCTGAAACCGATGAGTTGGGATTTGAAGTGTCTCAAACTCGATATAGTATAG
- a CDS encoding amino acid permease/ SLC12A domain-containing protein: MSSDSEKASKRAESPSPIVENDGGNADGLHRRLNNRQVQLLAIGGTIGTGLFIGIGAGLAKGGPGSLLVCTALYAMVLGLTNNSIAEMNTYMPVSGGFIRLAGHWVDDALGFMVGWNFFFYEALLIPFEIVALNLVVSFWSDNITDAGPTAGFIIAVIIAYGVCNILAVGVFGEAEFWLALGKVLLIFILFMFTFVTMVGGNPQGDAYGFRYWSNAHDAFATFRTEGDLGRLEGFMGALASAAFFVVGPDYISMVAAESKHPSRYVKTAFKTCYFRFGLFFIGAALTCGIVLSHTDETLVEVQFGSGSGGGTAAASPWVIAMSNLGIEGLPHLVNALLFTTIFSAGNTYTYCATRSLYSLALDGRAPAFLRKTTKSGIPIWCFAVTMVFPLLAFLQLDSSSAEALTILLALITGGGIVDYITMNITFLFYYRACKAQGIDRKKMPYFGYFQPYCAWIALILHTVVCYTYGYTSLAPFDAKNFFSNYTMQIIAPFMYLGWKLVKRTKIVSAKECDIVWERPVIDAYEERAMIVDPPTGFWEEIIGLVGIKKNKKKNAAEVHV, encoded by the exons ATGTCCTCCGACTCGGAAAAGGCCTCCAAGAGGGCCGAGAGCCCCAGCCCCATCGTCGAGAATGATGGTGGTAACGCTGATGGCCTTCATCGCCGTCTCAACAATCGTCAAGTTCAACTCCTCGCTATAGGAGGCACTATTGGTACTGGTTTGTTCATCGGTATCGGTGCCGGTCTGGCCAAAGGTGGCCCTGGCAGTCTCCTCGTCTGCACAGCTCTCTACGCCATGGTTctcggtctcaccaacaacTCTATCGCTGAGATGAACACTTATATGCCTGTCTCTGGCGGTTTCATCCGTCTTGCTGGTCACTGGGTTGATGATGCCCTTGGCTTCATGGTCGGAtggaacttcttcttctacgAGGCTCTCCTGATCCCCTTCGAAATCGTCGCTCTGAACCTCGTTGTTTCATTCTGGAGTGACAATATTACTGACGCTGGTCCAACTGctggcttcatcatcgcaGTCATCATCGCATATGG TGTGTGCAATAttcttgctgttggtgtcTTTGGTGAAGCTGAGTTCTGGCTGGCCCTTGGCAAGGTCCTCCTGATCTTTATCCTCTTCATGTTTACGTTCGTGACGATGGTCGGGGGTAACCCCCAAGGTGACGCTTATGGCTTCCGCTACTGGTCCAATGCGCATGACGCATTCGCGACATTCCGAACCGAAGGTGATCTTGGACGTCTAGAAGGATTTATGGGTGCCTTGGCCTCCGCTGCCTTCTTTGTCGTCGGTCCTGACTACATTTCTATGGTCGCCGCCGAATCTAAGCACCCTAGCCGATATGTCAAGACTGCCTTCAAGACCTGTTACTTCCGTTTCggtctcttcttcatcggcGCTGCCCTGACTTGTGGCATCGTTCTTAGCCACACTGATGAGACACTTGTTGAGGTCCAATTTGGCAGCGGATCCGGCGGTGGCACTGCTGCTGCCTCTCCTTGGGTCATCGCTATGTCCAACCTCGGTATTGAAGGATTGCCCCATCTAGTCAATGCCCTTCTTTTCACGACTATCTTCTCTGCCGGCAACACGTACACATACTGCGCAACCCGCTCCCTGTACAGTCTCGCCCTCGACGGACGTGCCCCTGCCTTCCTCCgcaagaccaccaagagcGGTATCCCTATCTGGTGTTTCGCCGTCACCATGGTCTTCCCTCTGTTGGCCTTCCTTCAGCTCGACAGCTCCTCCGCCGAGGCTCTGACCATCCTTCTCGCCCTCATCACCGGTGGCGGTATCGTGGATTATATCACCATGAATATTACCTTCCTCTTCTACTACCGTGCGTGTAAGGCCCAGGGCATTGATCGCAAGAAGATGCCCTACTTTGGCTATTTCCAGCCCTACTGTGCCTGGATCGCTCTTATCCTTCACACAGTCGTTTGCTACACCTATGGATACACATCCTTGGCCCCCTTCGACGCgaagaacttcttctccaactaCACCATGCAAATCATTGCTCCCTTCATGTACCTAGGATGGAAGCTCGTCAAGCGCACCAAGATCGTCAGTGCCAAGGAGTGCGATATTGTCTGGGAGCGACCTGTCATTGATGCCTATGAGGAGCGTGCTATGATTGTAGACCCCCCAACTGGCTTCTGGGAGGAGATCATTGGCCTTGTtggtatcaagaagaacaagaagaagaacgccGCTGAAGTCCATGTCTGA
- a CDS encoding amino acid/polyamine transporter I, with protein sequence MEVEKVNGGILEKGDITEGETTEQGSVINASGHTDQLTRQYGLVGLTGIAVTVNNAWVVLGSSISVSILSGGISGVIYGLIVAVIYYTFIGLSISEFASSCPSSGGVYHWATIAAGPKWGRVTGFYTGWINFYGWMFGLASLVQVAANAGVQCYATLTPDFSPSAWHVYVAYLIVIWLSAFIVVFSNRLVPYTQKLGLFLVVAGGLVTIIIVAVMPSKHASSDFVWNSFHENNLTGWNDGVAFMVGILNGAFTIGTLDAITHMAEETKNPKKDLPRAIFLYISIGGVYALAFAIVLGYAISDLSVLQGNSNTFPLAGIYHQATGSAAATFALLFIILISSLCCVIGTVLTNCRTYWTLARDRAVPFSNYFSRVSAKLGTPVESTLFVAVIASGIGAIPLGSSVGFSNLTGSFIIITTVSYAIPIVSNVLSGRKRFSPGPFHLKNLGYWINGLTILLVVVFDVFFCFPFGIPFDATTMNYNSVILCGLCFLITVWWFLSASKHYPGPSFHQVYDGDENKETVS encoded by the exons ATggaggttgagaaggtcaacgGTGGTATCCTTGAGAAAGGAGACATCACTGAAGGAGAAACAACCGAACAAGGCTCCGTTATCAATGCCTCCGGCCATACAGATCAGCTTACTCGCCAGTATGGTCTCGTTGGGCTCACAGGCATTGCGGTGACAGTCAACAATGCCTGGGTTGTCCTCGGTTCCTCAATCTCTGTATCTATTCTCAGTGGAGGCATTTCGGGAGTCATTTACGGCCTCATAGTAGCAGTGATCTACTACACTTTCATCGGTCTGAGTATATCAGAG TTTGCTTCTTCCTGTCCTAGCTCCGGTGGTGTATATCATTGGGCTACTATAGCTGCGGGACCTAAATGGGGTCGTGTCACTGGCTTCTACACAGGGTGGATCAACTTCTATGGCTGGATGTTCGGTCTGGCATCTCTCGTCCAAGTCGCTGCCAACGCAGGTGTTCAATGCTATGCCACTCTCACGCCCGACTTCTCTCCCTCAGCATGGCATGTTTATGTCGCGTACCTGATTGTTATCTGGCTCAGTGCCTTCATCGTCGTTTTCTCGAACCGACTTGTTCCCTACACTCAGAAGCTTGGCCTTTTCCTTGTTGTTGCAGGAGGTCTCGTGACTATCATTATCGTCGCTGTCATGCCGTCAAAGCATGCTTCCAGTGATTTTGTATGGAATTCGTTCCATGAGAACAACCTGACTGGCTGGAATGATGGTGTTGCGTTCATGGTTGGCATTCTCAACGGAGCTTTCACGATTGGAACTCTCGATGCGATCACTCATATGGCTGAAGAGACTAAGAACCCAAAGAAGGATCTGCCACGAGCTATCTTTCTTTATATCTCCATCGGTGGTGTCTATGCTTTGGCTTTCGCTATTGTTCTGGGTTACGCCATTTCCGACTTGTCTGTTCTTCAAGGAAACTCTAACACCTTTCCACTGGCTGGTATCTACCATCAAGCCACTGGAAGCGCCGCCGCTACTTTTGCCCtactcttcatcattctcatctcatctctttgCTGTGTCATTGGAACCGTCTTAACAAACTGTCGAACATATTGGACTTTGGCTCGAGACCGAGCTGTGCCATTCTCCAATTATTTCAGCAGAGTGAGTGCGAAGCTTGGTACCCCAGTTGAGTCAACTCTATTCGTGGCAGTCATTGCCTCGGGTATCGGTGCAATCCCACTAGGAAGTTCGGTTGGTTTCAGTAACTTGACTGGCTCATTCATCATTATCACGACAGTGTCTTACGCTATCCCGATTGTGTCGAATGTCCTGAGCGGCCGCAAACGATTCTCGCCCGGACCCTTCCACCTGAAGAACCTTGGGTACTGGATCAACGGACTCACCATACTCTTGGTTGTGGTCTTTGACGTGTTCTTTTGTTTCC CCTTCGGTATCCCATTTGATGCAACAACGATGAACTACAACTCTGTGATTCTTTGTGGTCTCTGTTTCTTGATTACGGTATGGTGGTTCCTGTCAGCCTCAAAGCATTATCCGGGGCCTTCGTTTCATCAGGTGtatgatggagatgaaaaCAAAGAGACGGTATCATAA
- a CDS encoding arginase family-domain-containing protein, whose product MLYKSLVSLSLASVAVAHGDHGHDQEPMSGPHQGLWYNTLPGDGGTQADSVFSGISTFGRLPYQPCLKANSIKYDIAFIGAPFDTGTSYRPGARFGPSGIRQGSRRLNLYGGYNVPLATNPFNSWATVLDCGDIPVTSYDNQWALRQIEEGHYNILSRPPATDADKSGPALKSRTLPRVITLGGDHTITLPLLRSINRAYGPVTVIHFDSHLDTWKPKVFGGSPSEVAAINHGTYFYHAAMEGLLRNDTNIHAGIRTTLSGPSDYDNDGYCGFEIVEAREIDTIGTDGIIEKILKRVGTDRPVYLSIDIDTLDPAFAPATGTPETGGWSTRELRTIIRGLESLNLIAADIVEVAPAYDTNAEHTTMAAADVLYEVMSIMVKKGPLSRMVEGKKEEEL is encoded by the exons ATGTTGTACAAGTCCCTCGTCTCTCTAAGCCTTGCCTCTGTGGCTGTCGCTCATGGCGaccatggccatgaccaAGAGCCTATGTCAGGTCCTCACCAAGGTCTCTGGTACAACACCCTTCCCGGCGATGGCGGCACTCAG GCCGACTCCGTCTTCTCCGGTATCAGCACCTTCGGCCGTCTTCCATACCAGCCATGCTTGAAGGCAAACAGCATCAAGTATGACATTGCTTTCATCGGTGCTCCGTTTGATACAGGTACTTCTTACAGACCTGGTGCTCGCTTCGGACCTTCCGGTATTCGCCAAGGCTCCCGAAGACTCAACCTTTA TGGAGGTTACAATGTACCTTTGGCTACCAACCCGTTCAACAGCTGGGCCACAGTTCTTGACTGCGGTGATATCCCAGTCACCTC GTACGACAACCAGTGGGCGCTTCGACAGATCGAGGAAGGCCACTACAATATCCTTTCTCGCCCGCCAGCCACAGATGCAGACAAGTCTGGTCCGGCACTGAAGAGCAGGACTCTTCCTCGAGTTATCACTCTTGGTGGTGACCATACGATCACACTGCCTCTCCTTCGATCCATCAACCGGGCCTACGGACCCGTGACAGTGATTCACTTCGACAGTCATCTCGACACCT GGAAGCCCAAGGTTTTTGGTGGCTCCCCGTCAGAGGTCGCTGCCATCAACCACGGCACATACTTCTACCATGCCGCTATGGAAGGCCTTCTACGCAATGATACCAACATCCACGCTGGTATCAGAACAACCCTCAGCGGTCCAAGTGACTACGATAATGATGGCTACTGTGGTTTCGAGATCGTGGAGGCTCGAGAGATTGACACCATTGGCACTGACGGTATCATTGAGAAGATTCTGAAGCGTGTTGGTACTGATCGCCCTGTTTACCTGTCCATCGACATCGATACTTTAGATCCAGCTTTTGCCCCTGCGACCGGTACTCCTGAGACTGGAGGTTGGTCTACCCGAGAGCTTCGAACCATCATTCGAGGATTGGAAAGCTTGAACCTCATTGCTGCAGACATTGTCGAGGTTGCT CCTGCCTACGACACAAACGCTGAGCACACGACCATGGCGGCCGCTGATGTTCTCTACGAGGTCATGTCTATCATGGTCAAGAAGGGACCTCTCAGCCGAATGGttgagggcaagaaggaagaggagttGTAA